The following coding sequences are from one Chrysemys picta bellii isolate R12L10 unplaced genomic scaffold, ASM1138683v2 scaf117, whole genome shotgun sequence window:
- the LOC101940433 gene encoding olfactory receptor 51G2-like, whose translation MSTVNDTNFNSAVFLLTGIPGQEDVYLWISILFCLIYAILIAGNSVILFITKIDSSLHEPMYIFLSMLAVTDLGISIATIPTILGIFLFNSREISLNACFAQLFFIHLLQFIESSVLLMMAFDRFVAICNPLRYASILTLPRIAKMGLVCVLRGVAIIVPLPLLLKRYQYCRANVLSHSYCLHQEVMKMACSDITVNSIYGLCASLLTMGLDSLLIFFSYVMIFKTVLSVASKVESLRALETCISHLCIVLLFYVPEISLSVLHRFGKGSSHLLQIVLGYIYLLVPPLMNPIVYSMKSKHLRARIIRLFIK comes from the coding sequence ATGTCAACTGTCAATGACACCAACTTCAACTctgcagtgttccttctcacCGGCATACCTGGGCAGGAAGACGTCTACCTCTGGATTTCTATCCTCTTCTGCTTAATTTATGCTATTTTGATAGcaggaaattcagtcattctgttcattacaaaaatagattcaagcctccatgagcccatgtacattttcctttccatgttggccgTCACAGACCTTGGCATATCGATAGCCACCATACCAACGATATTGGGCATATTCTTGTTCAACTCTAGGGAGATCAGCCTCAATGCCTGTTTTGCCCAGTTGTTCTTCATCCACTTGCTTCAATTCATTGAATCCTCCGTGCTCTTGatgatggcctttgaccgcttcGTCGCgatctgtaacccactgagatatgcttccatcttaacccTGCCGAGAATAGCGAAGATGGGATTGGTGTGTGTGCTAAGGGGGGTGGCCATAATAGTTCCACTCCCCCTTCTCCTGAAACGGTACCAATACTGTCGagccaatgtcctctcccattcctactgcctgcACCAGGAGGTCATGAAGATGGCTTGTTCGGACATCACAGTCAACAGCATCTATGGCTTGTGTGCTTCACTCTTAACGATGGGGTTGGATTCTCTGCTCATCTTCTTCTCTTATGTGATGATCTTCAAAACAGTGTTGAGTGTCGCATCAAAGGTggagagtctcagagccctggaAACCTGTATTTCCCACCTCTGCATCGTCCTGCTCTTCTACGTACCAGAGATCAGCTTGTCTGTGTTACACAGATTTGGGAAGGGCTCTTCTCACTTGCTTCAGATTGTCCTGGGCTATATCTACCTGCTGGTCCCACCCCTGATGAACCCAATTGTGTACAGcatgaaaagcaaacaccttcgtgcGAGGATAATCAGGTTGTTCATCAAGTGA
- the LOC135978107 gene encoding olfactory receptor 51G2-like, whose amino-acid sequence MPTCNETNMSPVTFLLAGIPGLEADGPWISIPFCFMYLIAILGNGLILFVIKTQQNLHEPMYLFLSMLSVTDLGLSVSTLPTMLSVFMFNTREIGIDVCLAQLFFIHTFLLMESSVLLAMAFDRFVAIRYPLRYASTLTSARIGNIGLATIIRGGGLHIPSVILLKRLPYSKNQSLSFSYCLHPDVMKMACADTTPSSFYGLFIVLCSLGLDSVLIVLSYIMILQTVLSITSWQERLKALNTCVSHICVTLLFYTPLISLSMIQRFKKKALPQSEILLSYLHLFFPPVLNPIVYSIKTKEIRKQIMTIFKNYSTNRLQWGH is encoded by the coding sequence ATGCCAACCTGCAATGAAACCAACATGAGTCCTGTAACATTCCTCCTGGCaggcatcccagggctggaagctgatggcccctggatctccatccccttctgtttCATGTACCTCATTGCAATTTTAGGAAATGGTCTGATTCTGTTTGTGATAAAGACACAGCAGAatctccatgagcccatgtacttGTTCctttccatgttgtctgtcaCCGACCTTGGCTTATCTGTTTCCACCTTGCCAACAATGCTCAGCGTCTTCATGTTTAACACCAGAGAAATTGGCATTGATGTCTGCCTGGCCCAACTTTTCTTTATTCACACTTTCCTCCTCATGGAATCCTCTGTACTATTAGCCATGGCATTTGACCGCTTTGTTGCAATACGCTACCCGCTGAGATATGCTTCAACTTTAACCAGTGCTAGGATAGGAAACATAGGGCTGGCGACAATAATCAGGGGTGGTGGTCTGCATATCCCATCTGTCATTCTTCTCAAGAGGTTGCCGTACAGCAAGAaccaatctctctctttttcttattGTTTGCATCCAGATGTGATGAAAATGGCCTGCGCAGATACTACGCCCAGCAGCTTCTATGGTTTGTTTATTGTCCTTTGTTCTCTGGGATTAGACTCAGTGCTCATTGTCCTGTCTTACATCATGATCCTTCAGACTGTACTGAGTATCACATCTTGGCAAGAGCGTCTCAAGGCTCTGAACACCTGTGTCTCCCACATCTGTGTCACCCTGCTTTTCTACACCCCGCTGATCAGTTTGTCTATGATTCAGAGGTTCAAGAAAAAGGCTCTTCCTCAGAGTGAAATTCTTCTCTCTTATctccacctcttcttccccccaGTGCTAAATCCCATTGTATACAGCATAAAAACCAAAGAGATTCGTAAACAGATCATGACTATCTTTAAAAACTATTCCACTAACAGACTTCAATGGGGGCACTGA